actattGTGGTCGACCGAATTTCCCCCCCTAAACCTAAAAACTAGACATTActcaccctaaactttcaataccggacgaattacccccctcgatcaAATCTAGagcagttttgtcctacgtggcgtacgcgtggcaaccCAATCAGcattttcccttttcttaacatggtggggcccacttgtcaatctctcccatctcctttttcctcttcccctcttcctctctctcgtgACTTCAGGCACGGCCGCGCGGGCGGTCGGCATGCGAGGGGGCGGTGGGCGGCAGCGCATCGTCAGGCGCTGCCGcgcgggcggtgggcggtggcgcgggTATTCAATTACGGATAGTATGGGCAATCTAGTAGTTAGCCAAACTAGTGAGGAAACAACAACATATTATCAAGAAAACATTCACATCACGAAGACGAGGAAATCGGAAGAACACCTAGAGTCTCCTGAACGCGTCGGACATGGCGTCAGGCCGGCCACACACGGCACATCCAATCAAAGTACTCCACCGCCTTCTTGCAAAGACCGACATACTCAGGCGTCAGCGCCGGAAGAGGAGGCTCGTCCTAGGGCGTCGAGGGATACCGGCGAAGCGGTCGGCAGACATCGCCCTGCCAtggaggccgccgccaccgccgcgggagCTCATGATGTTCCCCGTGGCCACTGCAGTGGGAGCGTACTGGCCGGAGGCAGGAGGAGAGGGCTCGCCGGAATCTCCGCGCGCTCACCTCGTGCACCCAACCGCACCCACCACAGCACCCTCCAGGCCGCCTGCCGCGCTCGCCTTGTGCACCCAGCCGCGCCCGCACCCTCGcttgccgccgccccctcccggcCGCCCACCGCAATCGCCTCGTGAACCCAaccgcgctcgcctcgcccTCCCAGCCACGCTCCCTCCTCGCCACCCGCTGCTGTCTGGAGCCCACAGACCGGTTCCCCCTCCTCGTCGCGCCTACCACCGCTCGTCAACAAGCTCCGGCCACCACTCCTCTCCGTCTTCGCCTCGCTTCTCCGCCGACATCCCGCTCCCGCGCCACCACCCACCGCCCGCCATCGCGCGCCGCCATGAGCGTCGACCGCCCACAGCCGCCCTTGCGTGCTGACCGCCCGCGCGGCTGCGCCTGACgtcgcgagagagagagaggaagaggggaagaggaaaaggaggagatGGGAGAGAATGACAGCTGGGCCCCACcatgtttaaaaaaaggaaaatggtgACTGGGTTGTCACGCGTACGTCTCGTAGGACAAAACTGTTCTGAATTGGGtcaaggggggtaattcgtccagtATTAAAAGTTTAGAGTGAgtgatgtctggttttcgggttcgGGGGGGAGGGGAATTTCGgccgaccgcgatagttcgagagggtaattcgtactttttcctagctACAAATACACTTCCATATCTTATAGAGATAACTATAACATATTATCAAGAAGGTTATTGTCTCTTATTACCTCTAACTATTATCTTTTcgtctccttttctttcttttcccttcGTTCTCTCTCTCAGCGCAGCATGCAGAGTTggttttttaaggaaaaagcaCGAATTACCCCTGCGCTATTACGTTTGTTCGATTTACCCCCCTAAAGTATAATACCAGACATTTTTAACCCTAAACTTTCTAagccggacaaattacccctcTAACTCAGCTCGAAGTGGTTTTAATCCTACATCCGTACACGTAGCAGTCCAGTcaaccaaaaaataataaaaaacagtGGCCCTATTTGTCAGCATCTTCCTTCTCCTTTCTTCCATTCactctatctctttctctctcagAAAAGAGCAGGAGGAACGGTAGCAACGGCGTCACCAGCGTGGGAGGAGAGGAACAGCAGGCGACCGAGACGGCACGCGTTAGGGGCGGCGGATGACAACGCAGTAGTCTAGACGAGGGCCGCTGGCAGAAGCTGCGGTGGCAGCGTTGAAacgggtcggcggcgggcggcgcttGGCAACGCGACAGGCGGTAATGGCACGTGAGACGAGGGCGACGAGGAGGGACGCGGCCTCGGCTTCCATTGTAGCGCGGGAGGGCGGCGGGATGTCGTCATCGTCCTTGATGTGGCCGGTGAAGACGACGTCATCGGTCTGTGGGAAGCCATGCCAAAGAACCACACCACCGCCACTCCGCGAGGATCGCCGCACTGAGCTCCACCGCCATGACGAAGACTTCCTGAAACCTGCAGATGCCCGTCCTCAGGACCACCTGCATCACGATCTCGACCACGCAGtccatggacgccgccgccgccacggccggccGCCCGACCAGCCGCCGTCTTGAACGCCGGTAGCAAGCTAGCACACTCGTCCAGCTAGGCTTATGTGAGCCTGGATCTGAGCTAGGGGAAAAGCGCCCAGTTCAATGTtagctactcccttcgttttaggTTACAAGAGGTTTCgactttgatcaaagtaaaactgttttaagtttaactaagtttgtagaaaaaataataacatttttaacacaagacaaatttattataaaaatatattcaattattgatttaatgaaactaatttggtattataaatattactatatttgcctataaacttagttaaatttaaattagtttgattttgacaaaaatcaaaacatcttataatctgaaatgaAGAGAGTAACTTCTTGCCTTGCGATGGTAGCGggtagagagagggggggataaGGAGAGAggcagagagaagagagataggcaAGTGGGTCCCATGATCTTTTTCTAAatattgctgactggactgccacgtataTGCCACATAGGATCAAAACCACTACGGATTGAGCCggggggttatttgtccggtttcaatagttaaGGGTGTAGAATGTCTGGTATTAGAGTTTAGgggtgtaattcggtcgaccgcgatagttcgagggagtaattcgtactttttccatttTTAGTGGCATCTCACTCTCCTGTCCTTTTGCCTTTAAGCTCCACGTGTACAAAAATGTGATATAGGTTGATTGTAAGGCGCCCAGTGTTGTATTTGCTCTAAAAACAGCACTTGTATTCAACTCCACATGTGCATcatcaaacaaaaaataatttaaaggaGTATGTACCTTCTCCATCTTTTGTGGTAAGATGAAAAGCAACCCTCCAAACACTTGCAAATTAAGAGGAAAATGAGCACCACTGCACATATTAAAAAACTATTACATAACTTTTACAAACAAAGCTTCTAACCCTTCTATTTAACTAGATGATAGTTACAAAAAATCTAGATTTACTCACTTGATCACATATTAGTGTTTGTAAGAATATTGTATGTATATACTTTTCTGAGAAAAATATGCTAAGGATACAAAGAGTAaactaaattaaaaaaagtagtCAATGTGTGCACAGTTGACATACATTTATCCTGATCATCATGTAAAATAAATTTGGAAGGGGCAATTTGCAAGAATTATATCACTTTTGTGATTAAATAGATTTTATCTATTGGCATATTGTGACTTTTGTACTTCTGGACAGAGAATGGAAAAATGGGAAGAAATTCGAAATACCGAGAACATGTCAGCGTTAAGTGGGGAGTGGAGACGTACTAGCTCTGATGAGCATGTGTTGCTCAGGTTTTCTCAATATCTCAAACTTATATTATTTCACAAAGTCAACGTCAATATCACAATAACCCGTTAATTATATTGCTGAAATATTTTGTTAACAAAGTTCCTAAAAGATTCAAGCATTCCAAAGCAAATTCTGTATGAATATTGCCGCGCCGATTAGCAGGGCATTGCTTACCAAATGAGGATAATAAAATTGGTCATATCCTACATGCACGTCTCCATCACAATCCCACAAAGGGAAATTCTCGATTGGATATATGATCTTAGCTACGAATGATCATGACGTACACCCACGTAAACGCCATTAATCTTAGTTCACCTTCCGGCAGTTCAGCCTGACCTCCGTCGGCGTCCCGGCCGCCGGCATGAGGCCGCCCATCTTCACCATCGCCTTGGCGAAGTCGCCGGCGAACATGCCGGCGTTCCCGGCGTACTTCCTCACCAGCGCGTCCTGCGACCCGCCGTTGAACAGCTCCTGGTCGGAGTGCAGCAGGCCGCGCTGCGCCACCAGGTTCTTGAAGTAGGCGTTGTCGAACGCGTCGGGCGTCTGGTCGTCGAACGGCGCtaggttgccgtcgccgccgccggactgCGGGCACGTCTGCCGCAGCGCGGCGGCGAACGTGGCGTTGATGTTGGCCTCCCCGTAGATGCGGCCGCGGAACATGAGGCAGCGCGCCCGCCCCACGGTGTGCGCCCCGGACAGCGCCGTCATCTCGCGCGCCGAGAGGCCCTTCCCCGCGAACGCTGCCACGAGCGACGCCCCGCTGGACGCCGGGCCGGGCAGGTTGGCGTTCGCCGCGGTCCCGCTCGCCGTGCGCGAGTCCTTCCTGCCCAGCTGCACGTTCCACGTCGGTCCCCCGAGCTGCAACGCAGATTATTGCAATCAAGATTATTCAATGTGCACTGTGTCACTATGACGTCTACACACACTCGTCTCGTGTGTTCACTGACCAAGTTTACGGCGTCGCGAGACGCCAGCGCGACGATAtcggcgcaggagacgacgCCCTTGCAGGCCGCCTcgacctgggacttgatggcgtCGATGACCTCGTACCCGCGCACGGAGTTGATGTTGGCGCCGGCGTTCTTCTCGCCTGTGAACGTCAGCGTGTCGTCGAGGAGGATGGACGCGTCGCACCCCTGCATTCGCCAAAAAAACGTAACGCACGCGTGAGCGTGACTCGACCATCTCGTCAGCTAGAGATCATCATCAGAACAAACGCGACGACTGACGTACGttgacgaagcagtcgtggaagaagAGGCGGATGATGGAGGCGCCCATCCGGGGCTCCTTGGCGACGGCCTGCGCCACCACCGACCGCACGATGGTGTCCACGCCGGGGCACGTCTTGGCGTAGAACTTGATCGAGAGCCCCGCCTTCGCCGCCTGGCACGGCGCCAGCAGCACGCACGCCAGGAGGGCAAGAGCAACAAAGCTGTAGCCGCTGCTCCTGGCAAACAAGAAACCCATCGTGATCATGCAGCTAAAAATGGCTGGATTGGATCTAATACACTCTTGCAAGCTAGCTACTCGTACTTatagtagtagcagtagtatAGTGGCTAGTGCACGATCGTGTTATTAGTGGCGGGCATCTGATCTCTGCTGCTACAAAAGTGCAAGCAAGGAACCGCACGTAGCTAGTAATGTCTGCCGCACTTGGTGATTGGTTGACGATCGACGCGATCGACGCGCGCGAATGGTGGCTGTCGTCTCGAGGGGGAGGGACGTAGTACGTACTTGCGGCGTTGCCGGTGGTGGTGCGCGGCGCACCATGGGATGGGATTGATTCAGATTGGTGTGGTGCCTGGCATCCACGATGCCGGATCGAGCGTCCTCGCTTTTGGGGAACAGAGGGGGAGGGCACCATCGCGCTTTGCTCGCTAGCtgatctctttctttcttcgCGTCTTTGCGTGATGTGTGCGAAGGTTCGGAACATGATAAGAAAGCGGCCGGCCGTGCCTAAAACGCTGCGTTTTGGGGTGCCCTTTTTGCAGTTTTGCTCGAAACTGTATGTTAGTGGGTTTCTGGCTCTCTAGCTCCATCGGGTTTCTAGTCGTCTAGCCAGGGGGTGATATACAAATGAAATTGTGATGCCACATGGGGGAACAAATTAAAGGCAGCTCAACTCAAAGGGCATTGCGGATTCAACTAACCTAAAAGTCACGACCAATGTCTTGCGCTAGCTAACTCATTCCATGAGACTGGTTACTTAAGGATTGTGGACATCGCGGACGGTTAGGGCCACATTATGATACCCAAAGGACAGGTACCAAATTAAAAACTTCGATAACAATTCAGAATTGTATAACAATTGGTATAGCTCACCATACATCTACTAATTAAACCTATGGAGGAGGCCTAATTAAACCTATGGAGGAGGCCTCATATAACTTACTACtgacgaatctggacatattaTTTAATCTATACAAACATTCATGAATAACTAATATTATTAACTACATATGTTTCACTTTGAGCacaaaatctatctatctatctattatctatctattatatactaaaagtccattaaacttcctacaaacgctctcaagccgccacgtggcgctctaataaattagagaaaatcctagaaattctaagaaaaaattaaaacatctacccctcgattttcacttaaattggtgggtccaatattatacactgttagatgaaattgatcttaacacaaaccaaatactatgtgtcccacctctcctccttctcccacGCATATGTACGTATACGTATGTATacttccttccttttctttttcattttttcttctttttttccatttatataatggatatatatatttttttaaataatcgatcataattttacaaagaAAGAATTTACCATCGTACAACTCACATgtaactaaattagctctacaatATTTGAAAGtaaaatttacaccattatatgttacccattaaattaataatgtaaGATAATTTCCACTTAAACCGATGTACTCAttactttgtactattatttaaaaataatgcactattttaaaataaagtttacacaattatattgtgcacctatcaaataaacaatttaagatCTATATACGTGCACTAAAccgatggacccattatttaaatcatcgtatctattttttattacattggaCTCTTGCTCTCAAATAATAcactgtttcaaaataaagtctacaccattatattgtatacccattaaattaacaatttaaaatatatattaactaatttacactTATACTAGAACCGATGGACCCATCatttaaatcatcggatctattatTTGCAAATAATAAAGCGTCCAAAGTTCTCTTTTGGCCCATTGCACAATGCACGTCTACACCTT
The Oryza sativa Japonica Group chromosome 6, ASM3414082v1 DNA segment above includes these coding regions:
- the LOC4341248 gene encoding peroxidase P7, whose amino-acid sequence is MITMGFLFARSSGYSFVALALLACVLLAPCQAAKAGLSIKFYAKTCPGVDTIVRSVVAQAVAKEPRMGASIIRLFFHDCFVNGCDASILLDDTLTFTGEKNAGANINSVRGYEVIDAIKSQVEAACKGVVSCADIVALASRDAVNLLGGPTWNVQLGRKDSRTASGTAANANLPGPASSGASLVAAFAGKGLSAREMTALSGAHTVGRARCLMFRGRIYGEANINATFAAALRQTCPQSGGGDGNLAPFDDQTPDAFDNAYFKNLVAQRGLLHSDQELFNGGSQDALVRKYAGNAGMFAGDFAKAMVKMGGLMPAAGTPTEVRLNCRKVN